Genomic window (Campylobacter ureolyticus ACS-301-V-Sch3b):
TTTTGACAAAAATCAAGTTCTTTTTTAAAAGAATTTATAGAATTTAAAACATTTTCTTTATTTTGTTTAAAAATATCACTCCACATTTCAGGTGAAGATTTTGCAATACGACTAACATCTGAAAAGCTTCCTCCAGCTAAATTTATGATATTTCTTTTATTTTCTTCTTTTAAAACACTATTTACTAATGAATAACTTATAACATGCGGTAAATGCGAAATCAAAGCAACATGGTGATCGTGCTTTTTAGCATCCATAAAAACTATCTTCATACCAGCATAAGAAAAAATTTCGATAGCTCTTTTTGCATGTAAATTTGCCGTATCATCATCATTACAAATAACCACAACAGCTTTTTGCAAAAGTGTTTTGAATGCAGCTTTTGGACCTGAGTTTTCGGTTCCAGCCATAGGATGAGCAGCTACTAAATTTGCTCTTATTTCTTTTGGGCAAGAAGAAATTATCTTTTCTTTTGTACTTCCTAGTTCAATTATCGTTGTGGTATTTTTAATATCTTTTAAATTTTGTAAAGTTTCAACTATTGCCTCAACTGGAATTGCTAAAAATATAACATCACAAATTTCTTTCATTTTATCAAAAGTTATTATCTCATCAACAAGTCCTAAATTTAGAGCAAGACTCTCATTTTCTTTACTTATATCACTTCCATAAACTCTATCTATTAATTTCATATCTCTTAGGCAAAGCCCAACCGAGCCTCCTATTAATCCTAAACCAATAATACCAATTTTCATAAATTTCCTTATTTTCACTAAAATTT
Coding sequences:
- a CDS encoding prephenate dehydrogenase produces the protein MKIGIIGLGLIGGSVGLCLRDMKLIDRVYGSDISKENESLALNLGLVDEIITFDKMKEICDVIFLAIPVEAIVETLQNLKDIKNTTTIIELGSTKEKIISSCPKEIRANLVAAHPMAGTENSGPKAAFKTLLQKAVVVICNDDDTANLHAKRAIEIFSYAGMKIVFMDAKKHDHHVALISHLPHVISYSLVNSVLKEENKRNIINLAGGSFSDVSRIAKSSPEMWSDIFKQNKENVLNSINSFKKELDFCQNLIEDEKWQELTKWLYEARVIRDFL